One part of the Lotus japonicus ecotype B-129 chromosome 2, LjGifu_v1.2 genome encodes these proteins:
- the LOC130739056 gene encoding profilin-1, which translates to MSWQTYVDDHLLCEIEGNHLSSAAILGQDGSVWAQSANFPQFKPEEITGIMNDFAEPGSLAPTGLYLGGTKYMVIQGEPGAVIRGKKGPGGVTVKKTNQALIIGIYDEPMTPGQCNMIVERLGDYLIDQGL; encoded by the exons atgtCGTGGCAAACCTACGTCGATGATCACCTTCTCTGCGAAATCGAAGGTAATCATCTCAGCTCCGCCGCTATCCTCGGCCAAGACGGCAGCGTTTGGGCACAGAGCGCCAATTTCCCTCAG TTCAAGCCTGAGGAAATAACTGGGATTATGAATGATTTTGCGGAGCCTGGATCACTTGCTCCAACTGGATTGTATCTTGGTGGCACAAAATATATGGTGATTCAAGGTGAGCCTGGAGCTGTCATTCGAGGGAAGAAG GGTCCTGGTGGTGTTACTGTCAAGAAGACCAATCAAGCCTTGATCATTGGCATTTATGATGAACCTATGACTCCGGGTCAGTGCAACATGATAGTTGAAAGGCTTGGTGATTATCTCATTGATCAGGGTCTTT
- the LOC130739055 gene encoding profilin-6 has protein sequence MSWQTYVDDHLMCDIDATGHFLSSAAIVGHDGSIWAQSANFPQFKAGEIPGIMKDFDEPGHLAPTGLHLGGTKYMVIQGEPGAVIRGKKGSGGITIKKTGQALVFGIYDEPVTPGQCNMIVERLGDYLIDQGL, from the exons ATGTCGTGGCAAACTTACGTCGATGACCACTTGATGTGCGACATAGATGCCACAGGGCATTTCCTCTCCTCCGCCGCCATCGTCGGCCACGACGGTTCCATCTGGGCTCAGAGTGCCAACTTCCCTCAG TTTAAGGCTGGTGAGATCCCTGGTATCATGAAAGATTTTGACGAACCTGGACATCTTGCTCCTACTGGCTTGCACCTTGGGGGTACCAAATACATGGTAATCCAGGGAGAGCCAGGAGCTGTTATCCGTGGGAAGAAG GGATCTGGAGGTATCACCATAAAGAAAACCGGTCAAGCTCTAGTTTTTGGCATCTATGATGAACCTGTTACTCCTGGACAGTGCAACATGATTGTTGAGAGGTTGGGAGATTACCTCATCGATCAGGGTCTGTAG
- the LOC130739057 gene encoding uncharacterized protein LOC130739057 → MDPCPFVRLTVESLALKLPVATKPAPVSGVHPSTTPCFCKIRFHVFPSQTALLPLCSSDSPSPETTTSAAGFHLGPAALKRLSGKPVALRVSVYSGSMGRTCGVSGAKLLGRVTVSVDLAGAMSRPATFHGGWQRLGKKQREPEHKPSARLHLVVRTEPDPRFVFQFGGEPECSPVVFQIQENIRQPVFSCKFSADRNCRSRSLPSDFTNKPSRWRRTLKSVRDRHGRERKGWMIMIHDLSGSPVAAASMITPFVPSPGSDRVSRSNPGAWLILRPNGASVSSWKPWGRLEAWRERGSEDGLGYKFALVTENGPVSGIPIAEGTLNVKKGGQFCIDYKVMKDHGLSARLPGKGFVMGSTVEGEGKMSKPVVQVGAQHVTCMADAALFIALSAAIDLSMDACQLFSQKLRKELYHHEEHVS, encoded by the exons ATGGATCCATGTCCCTTTGTGCGTCTCACGGTGGAGTCTCTGGCTTTGAAGCTTCCGGTAGCAACCAAACCGGCACCGGTTTCCGGCGTTCACCCTTCAACCACCCCTTGCTTCTGCAAGATTCGGTTCCATGTTTTCCCCTCTCAAACCGCCCTACTCCCCCTCTGCTCCTCCGATTCCCCCTCGCCGGAAACCACCACTTCCGCCGCCGGCTTCCACCTCGGCCCCGCCGCGCTCAAGCGACTCTCCGGGAAGCCGGTCGCTCTTCGCGTCTCGGTTTACTCCGGTAGCATGGGCCGCACCTGCGGCGTTTCTGGTGCTAAGCTGCTCGGTCGCGTCACCGTCAGCGTTGACCTCGCCGGAGCTATGTCTCGCCCCGCCACGTTCCACGGCGGGTGGCAAAGGCTTGGGAAGAAGCAGCGTGAACCGGAGCATAAGCCTTCGGCTCGGCTTCACTTGGTTGTCCGGACTGAACCGGACCCCCGATTTGTGTTTCAGTTCGGCGGCGAGCCGGAGTGCAGCCCGGTGGTTTTTCAGATTCAGGAGAATATCCGACAACCTGTTTTCAGCTGCAAGTTCAGTGCTGATCGGAACTGCAGATCCCG GTCTCTCCCCTCAGATTTTACCAACAAGCCAAGTAGATGGAGAAGAACATTGAAAAGTGTTAGAGATCGTCATGGGAGGGAGAGAAAGGGTTGGATGATAATGATTCATGATCTCTCTGGCTCCCCTGTTGCTGCAGCCTCCATGATCACCCCCTTTGTCCCTTCCCCTGGCTCAGATCGAGTCTCAAGATCAAACCCAGGCGCGTGGCTCATCCTGCGCCCCAACGGCGCCTCCGTGAGCAGCTGGAAGCCGTGGGGGCGCCTCGAGGCTTGGCGCGAAAGAGGCTCCGAGGATGGCTTAGGCTACAAGTTTGCGCTCGTGACTGAGAACGGACCTGTGAGCGGAATTCCCATTGCTGAGGGCACATTGAATGTGAAAAAGGGTGGCCAATTCTGCATTGACTATAAGGTGATGAAGGATCATGGATTGAGTGCAAGGTTACCAGGGAAAGGGTTTGTGATGGGTTCTACTGTGGAGGGTGAAGGGAAAATGAGTAAACCGGTTGTGCAAGTTGGGGCACAGCATGTGACATGTATGGCTGATGCTGCTCTCTTCATTGCTCTTTCAGCTGCCATTGATCTTAGCATGGATGCTTGCCAGCTTTTCTCACAGAAACTCAGGAAGGAGCTTTACCATCATGAAGAACATGTTTCCTAA
- the LOC130739059 gene encoding acid phosphatase 1-like, producing the protein MDPAVPFLFLLLLSATGHISSESILKLPSENDDHCDSWRLAVETNNAGVWYRVPESCVQFVADYMVGERYVRDSEVVGDFSSAFAKAAALTGDGRDAWVFDIDETLLSNVPYYKAVGFGATIFNETSFNEWVNLAEAPALPASLSLYKELQGLGFTIFLLTGRSEHQRNSTEANLLFAGYRNWEKLILRGPSDQGKPAIVYKSEKRAELVNAGYRIHGNSGDQWSDLWGNAVASRSFKLPNPMYYIS; encoded by the exons ATGGATCCCGCCGTACCGTTCCTGTTCCTGCTGTTACTCTCCGCGACCGGTCACATTTCTTCCGAATCCATCCTCAAGCTCCCGTCGGAAAACGACGACCACTGCGACAGCTGGAGGCTCGCGGTGGAGACGAATAACGCAGGCGTGTGGTATCGCGTGCCGGAGAGTTGCGTGCAGTTCGTGGCTGACTACATGGTCGGAGAGCGGTACGTGAGGGACTCCGAGGTGGTTGGGGATTTCTCGTCGGCGTTCGCCAAGGCTGCGGCGTTGACCGGTGACGGTAGAGATGCGTGGGTGTTCGACATTGATGAGACGCTGCTGTCCAATGTTCCTTACTACAAAGCCGTTGGATTCGG GGCAACGATCTTCAATGAGACATCCTTCAATGAATGGGTCAACTTGGCTGAGGCCCCAGCATTGCCTGCTAGCTTGAGTTTATATAAAGAGCTTCAGGGATTGGGCTTCACGATATTTCTCTTGACTGGGAGGAGTGAGCATCAAAGAAATTCCACTGAGGCAAACCTTCTATTTGCAGGGTACAGAAACTGGGAGAAGCTCATCTTAAG AGGCCCTTCTGACCAAGGCAAACCAGCCATTGTTTACAAGTCTGAGAAGAGAGCAGAGCTGGTGAACGCAGGGTACAGGATCCACGGGAACTCTGGGGATCAGTGGAGTGATTTGTGGGGTAATGCAGTGGCCTCACGGTCTTTTAAACTGCCAAACCCAATGTATTATATTTCTTAA
- the LOC130739058 gene encoding leucine-rich repeat extensin-like protein 4 → MEKSWILAFLLLVLHLGTAKAAIGVGGGVGVGFGIGNDGDGDGGGGSGGMVWVGGGINTPNPNPSGSSVSKVNAAYTALQAWKSAITDDPLKILVNWVGSDVCSYKGVFCSSNSQAEMVVAGIDLNHANLKGTLVKELSLLSDMSLLHLNSNRFTGTVPDTFKDLMSLEELDLSNNQLSGPFPDVTLYIPSLIYLDLRFNSFSGSIPQELFNKNLDAIFLNNNQFEGEIPQSLGNSPASVINLANNKLSGSIPASFGFTGSKIKEILFLNNQLTGCIPEGVGLFTEMQVLDVSFNALMGHLPDTLSCLEEIEVLNLAHNQLSGEVSDIICSLRSIANLTVSFNFFSGFSQQCSKLSFRNVGFDFSLNCIPGRDLQRPQPECSVIPGGSLSCLRLPTPKPVICGSLSVSKFKKTDSNSPSP, encoded by the coding sequence ATGGAGAAGAGCTGGATTCTGGCTTTTCTCCTCCTGGTCCTCCATTTAGGCACAGCAAAAGCTGCCATTGGTGTCGGAGGCGGTGTTGGTGTAGGATTTGGTATTGGcaatgatggtgatggtgatggtggtggtggcagtggtggaatGGTTTGGGTTGGTGGAGGGATCAACACTCCAAACCCAAACCCCTCAGGATCTTCAGTGTCAAAGGTGAATGCAGCTTACACAGCTCTTCAGGCCTGGAAATCTGCAATTACTGATGATCCACTGAAGATTTTAGTTAACTGGGTTGGTTCTGATGTGTGTTCTTACAAAGGAGTCTTCTGCAGCTCAAATTCTCAAGCTGAAATGGTTGTTGCAGGCATAGATCTCAACCATGCAAATCTCAAAGGAACTCTGGTCAAAGAGCTATCTTTACTCAGTGACATGTCTCTTCTCCACCTCAACAGTAACAGATTTACTGGCACTGTTCCAGATACATTCAAGGACCTCATGTCTCTGGAAGAGTTAGACCTCAGCAACAACCAGCTTTCAGGTCCTTTCCCTGATGTTACTCTGTACATACCAAGCCTCATCTACTTGGACCTCAGATTCAACTCCTTCTCAGGGTCCATCCCTCAGGAGCTTTTCAACAAGAACCTGGATGCAATTTTTCTCAACAACAATCAGTTTGAAGGTGAGATTCCCCAGAGTTTGGGCAACTCCCCTGCCTCTGTGATCAATTTAGCGAACAACAAGTTGAGTGGGAGCATACCAGCAAGTTTTGGCTTCACGGGTTCTAAGATAAAGGAGATTCTGTTCCTCAATAACCAGTTAACAGGTTGCATTCCTGAAGGAGTGGGGCTTTTCACTGAGATGCAGGTTCTGGATGTGAGCTTCAATGCACTCATGGGTCATTTGCCAGACACACTGTCTTGCCTGGAGGAAATAGAAGTCTTGAATTTGGCACATAATCAGCTTTCTGGGGAGGTGTCAGATATAATCTGCTCTCTGAGAAGCATTGCAAATCTAACAGTTTCATTCAATTTCTTTTCTGGGTTCAGCCAGCAATGCTCAAAACTTTCCTTTAGGAATGTGGGTTTTGATTTCTCACTTAACTGCATTCCTGGGAGGGATTTGCAAAGACCTCAACCTGAGTGTTCTGTGATCCCAGGAGGTAGCTTAAGTTGTCTCAGACTCCCTACACCAAAGCCTGTTATTTGTGGTTCTTTATCTGTAAGTAAATTTAAGAAAACTGATTCCAATTCACCATCTCCTTGA